Genomic window (Candidatus Bathyarchaeota archaeon):
TTCAAAGTCGCCAACAGGTGAATTCGCCGCAAGACAGCTAGTTGAGAAAAGGAAGAAGTTCCGTTGGAGCGACCGCTACTACAAACGGCGAATGCTTAGACTAGACGTTAAAGCCGACCCTCTACAAGGTGCACCTATGGCACGGGGAATTGTGCTAGAGAAAGTTGGCATTGAAAGCAAACAACCCAACAGCGCCATCAGGAAATGCGTAAGAACACAACTCATCAAGAATGGCAGATCCATAACAGCCTTTCTACCAGGCGACGGAGCCCTAAACGTAGTGGACGAACATGACGAAGTGATAGTTGAAGGCATCGGAGGCTCCCGAGGAGGAAGCATGGGCGACATCCCAGGTGTAAGATGGAAAGTCATCATGGTCAACGGTGTGTCTCTAAACGAACTTGTATACGGTAGAAAACAGAAACCAATGCGCTAAAAGAAAGTGGCAAAAAATGAGCAAACAAGCACAGGAAATAAAACTTTTCGGAAAATGGAGCTTTCAAGAAATTCAGCTACAAGACCCTAGTCTAAAAAAATACGTCTCTACTACACCAGTCTTTGTCCCTCACAGCATGGGGAGACATGAGCATCACAGGTTTCACAAAGCAGAAGTAAACATTGTTGAAAGATTCATAAATAACTTAATGAGACCAGGAAAACAGGCGGGTAAGAAGGTAAGAGCAATAAACACGTTGAAAAACGCATTTGAAATTATCCATCTGCGAACGGGAAGAAACCCAGTTGAAGTCCTCGTAAAAGCCGTTGAAAATTCTGCTCCCTGCGAAGACACGACCAGAATCAGGTACGGAGGTACAGCTTACCACATGGCTGTTGACCTTGCGCCGCAAAGAAGAGTAGACATTGCTCTTCGTTTATTGTCTGAAGGCGCTCGAAAATCAACTTTTGGTAATCCTCGCACACTAGAAGAATGCATAGCGCAAGAACTTATTCTGGCAGCAAATAATGATATAAAAAGCTACGCAGTATCTAAACACAACGAAATGGAAAGAATCGCCATGGCTTCACGATAAACTATCGCACATGCATTTCTACAATATCCTTATCATCTAAAACAAAAGATAAACCAACCTTCTGAGGGCTAAATGGAAGTCGTTTCGACCACACTTTTGCAAAAGAAAGGCGTCTATAAAAGTCGCTAT
Coding sequences:
- a CDS encoding 30S ribosomal protein S12 translates to MGSKSPTGEFAARQLVEKRKKFRWSDRYYKRRMLRLDVKADPLQGAPMARGIVLEKVGIESKQPNSAIRKCVRTQLIKNGRSITAFLPGDGALNVVDEHDEVIVEGIGGSRGGSMGDIPGVRWKVIMVNGVSLNELVYGRKQKPMR
- a CDS encoding 30S ribosomal protein S7, with protein sequence MSKQAQEIKLFGKWSFQEIQLQDPSLKKYVSTTPVFVPHSMGRHEHHRFHKAEVNIVERFINNLMRPGKQAGKKVRAINTLKNAFEIIHLRTGRNPVEVLVKAVENSAPCEDTTRIRYGGTAYHMAVDLAPQRRVDIALRLLSEGARKSTFGNPRTLEECIAQELILAANNDIKSYAVSKHNEMERIAMASR